One stretch of Phycisphaerae bacterium DNA includes these proteins:
- a CDS encoding phage tail tube protein: MSFKLGMEAKLLFKAGGQGGAGEWTALTNVRDVTLSMETGEADVTTRANNGWRATAATLKEASVEFEMVWDTADAGFTAIKNAYLSNDIIGLQVLDGEAGQGLQADFMITAFSRSEALEEAITVSVTAKVAYSATAPTWIGGT; the protein is encoded by the coding sequence ATGTCTTTCAAACTGGGCATGGAGGCCAAGCTGCTGTTCAAGGCCGGCGGCCAGGGCGGTGCGGGAGAATGGACCGCGCTGACCAACGTGCGGGATGTGACCCTCTCGATGGAGACCGGCGAGGCCGACGTCACCACCCGGGCCAATAACGGATGGCGGGCGACGGCCGCGACGCTCAAGGAGGCCAGCGTCGAGTTCGAGATGGTCTGGGACACCGCCGACGCCGGCTTCACGGCCATCAAGAACGCCTACCTGAGCAATGACATCATCGGATTGCAGGTGCTCGACGGTGAGGCCGGCCAGGGCCTGCAGGCCGACTTCATGATCACCGCGTTCAGCCGCAGTGAGGCCTTGGAGGAGGCGATCACCGTGTCGGTCACCGCCAAGGTGGCCTATTCGGCGACGGCGCCCACCT